The Acidithiobacillus caldus ATCC 51756 genome has a segment encoding these proteins:
- a CDS encoding ATP-dependent helicase, translated as MLTDEQIAIAQHRRGHALVRAVPGSGKSTAARHLIAQHVRAGWTAPEHILTVCFNVDAARDFGAQLTALLRESGCDTPPLVVNLHALAYRLLRGLVRQGLAPPRKLVDDSQEDFWRGLVALSLSRADGIAPGEIPPSEIDHYHLWIVQTKARRASPDRADLAWCQAQGIEDPAHFYRVFSAFEEERLQAGAMGFDDLIGDLLDLALRDGAVYDQISDHYDLVVVDEFQDMTRANLDLIRVLAGDRASVVAIGDDDQSIYGFRGADPGLMVREFGIFFPRFTSYTLSGTFRYGPLLCRLSSELIAQNDERLDKCARAAGDQDTEVHLMFTPDEAQTVGEIVAYEQGRRAGATIGILVRAYHQTVLSEIGLLYAGIPYRIEGAEPFFDRQDAQAVAGYLALATGALDDQRGWIPAERAATLARALLLMPNRYVRQTDLDRAAAWVASGRPFRDWVWERCQEAMASEDGYSQRLGSQLAQLLRDIRHLSQLNRDAAGDFIRAFYGYLGLRREIGLGGAVRGTERAAVYEVLADFADRRGFSVAELQDYLTRLSARYAQAQRSRRRPTVVITSWHKTKGAEFDAVILPDLRAGKSPLVYGEIEPDIAEERRLFFVAMTRAKSALYLLAPEDPALYASVSGLPTPPTAQSGERASPFLSDIGDWDGVRVWADGAFLDAVQAFSP; from the coding sequence ATGCTCACCGACGAACAGATCGCTATCGCGCAACATCGCCGCGGCCACGCGCTGGTTCGCGCGGTGCCGGGATCGGGCAAAAGCACCGCCGCGCGCCACCTCATCGCCCAGCACGTACGGGCGGGATGGACCGCGCCCGAACACATCCTCACGGTCTGTTTCAACGTCGACGCCGCCCGGGATTTCGGCGCGCAGCTGACCGCCCTGTTGCGGGAATCGGGGTGCGACACCCCGCCGCTGGTGGTGAACCTGCACGCCCTCGCGTACCGGCTCCTGCGCGGTCTGGTCCGGCAGGGGCTTGCTCCCCCGCGCAAACTGGTGGACGATAGCCAGGAAGATTTCTGGCGCGGTCTGGTGGCGTTGTCCCTCTCCCGCGCCGATGGTATCGCGCCCGGCGAGATCCCTCCCTCGGAAATCGACCATTACCATTTGTGGATTGTACAAACGAAAGCGCGGCGCGCGAGCCCCGATCGCGCCGATCTCGCGTGGTGCCAGGCCCAGGGGATCGAGGACCCGGCGCACTTCTATCGGGTGTTTTCGGCCTTTGAGGAAGAGCGTCTGCAGGCCGGGGCTATGGGTTTTGACGACCTGATCGGCGATCTGCTGGACCTCGCCCTGCGCGATGGTGCGGTGTACGACCAAATTTCCGATCACTACGATCTCGTCGTCGTCGACGAGTTTCAGGACATGACCCGCGCGAACCTCGACCTCATCCGGGTGCTGGCCGGGGATCGCGCATCGGTCGTGGCCATCGGCGACGACGATCAGAGCATTTACGGCTTTCGCGGGGCCGATCCGGGCCTCATGGTGCGCGAGTTCGGTATCTTTTTCCCACGGTTCACCTCGTACACGCTGAGCGGCACCTTTCGCTATGGGCCGTTGCTCTGTCGCCTTTCGAGCGAGTTGATCGCCCAGAACGACGAGCGTCTGGACAAGTGTGCCCGGGCGGCGGGCGACCAGGACACCGAAGTCCACCTGATGTTCACGCCGGACGAGGCGCAAACCGTCGGTGAGATCGTCGCGTACGAGCAGGGCCGGCGGGCGGGTGCCACCATCGGGATCCTGGTGCGGGCCTACCACCAGACTGTCCTGAGCGAAATCGGCCTGCTGTACGCCGGAATCCCCTACCGGATCGAGGGTGCCGAGCCCTTCTTCGACCGGCAGGACGCGCAGGCGGTGGCCGGATACCTGGCGCTCGCCACGGGTGCTTTGGACGACCAGCGCGGATGGATCCCCGCCGAGCGCGCCGCTACCCTCGCCCGGGCCCTGCTCCTTATGCCGAATCGTTATGTGCGCCAAACCGACCTCGACCGTGCCGCGGCGTGGGTTGCCTCCGGACGGCCGTTTCGCGATTGGGTGTGGGAGCGATGCCAGGAGGCCATGGCGAGCGAGGACGGTTACTCTCAGCGGCTCGGCAGCCAGCTCGCCCAATTGTTGCGCGACATCCGGCACCTTTCCCAGCTCAACCGCGATGCCGCCGGCGACTTCATTCGCGCTTTTTACGGCTACCTCGGCCTGCGGCGGGAAATTGGGCTGGGTGGCGCGGTGCGCGGGACGGAGCGCGCGGCGGTGTACGAGGTGCTGGCCGATTTTGCCGACCGGCGCGGGTTTTCGGTGGCGGAACTGCAGGACTATCTCACGCGCCTGTCCGCCCGCTATGCCCAGGCACAGCGCAGCCGGCGCCGGCCGACCGTTGTGATCACGAGCTGGCACAAGACCAAGGGCGCCGAGTTCGACGCGGTGATTCTCCCCGACCTACGGGCGGGCAAGTCGCCGTTGGTGTATGGGGAGATCGAGCCCGACATCGCGGAGGAGCGGCGGCTCTTTTTCGTGGCCATGACCCGCGCCAAATCGGCGCTCTATCTGCTGGCGCCTGAAGATCCCGCGCTGTATGCCAGCGTTTCCGGACTGCCCACGCCGCCTACGGCGCAAAGCGGCGAACGCGCCAGTCCCTTTCTCAGCGATATTGGCGATTGGGACGGGGTTCGCGTGTGGGCGGACGGCGCCTTTCTTGACGCTGTTCAAGCGTTTTCGCCATAA